In a genomic window of Deinococcus aerophilus:
- a CDS encoding DedA family protein, with protein MVEWIQNLMDSLGYFGILLLMILENVFPPIPSEVILPSAGFAASRGDLNVVGVVLMGTLGSVLGTLPLYYVGRVFSEDRLIEWADKHGKWLALSGKDIRKADDWFDRHGAGAVLFGRMVPGIRSLLSLPAGMSEMPLPKFLLYSALGSALWSSLLTGAGYLLGENYDRVEEYVGPISTVIVGGLLVAAAIWLVRRRQQARAQAQE; from the coding sequence ATGGTTGAGTGGATTCAGAATCTGATGGACAGCCTGGGATACTTCGGCATCCTGCTGCTGATGATCCTGGAGAATGTCTTTCCGCCCATTCCCAGTGAAGTGATTCTGCCCTCGGCGGGCTTCGCGGCGTCGCGCGGCGACCTCAACGTGGTGGGGGTGGTGCTGATGGGCACGCTGGGCAGCGTGCTCGGCACCCTGCCGCTGTATTACGTCGGACGGGTCTTCAGCGAGGACCGGCTGATCGAGTGGGCCGACAAACACGGCAAGTGGCTGGCCCTGAGCGGCAAGGACATCCGCAAGGCCGACGACTGGTTTGACCGCCACGGCGCGGGAGCGGTGCTGTTCGGGCGCATGGTGCCCGGCATCCGCAGTCTGCTGAGCCTGCCGGCGGGCATGAGCGAGATGCCGCTGCCCAAGTTCCTGCTGTACAGCGCCCTCGGCTCGGCGCTGTGGTCGAGCCTGCTGACCGGAGCCGGCTACCTGCTGGGCGAGAACTATGACCGGGTGGAAGAGTATGTCGGGCCCATCTCGACGGTCATTGTGGGAGGGCTGCTCGTGGCGGCGGCGATCTGGCTGGTGCGGCGCCGACAGCAGGCCAGGGCACAGGCGCAGGAATAG
- a CDS encoding Dps family protein, whose translation MTKKSKAPEQAKAKAASQASKAKAAKPGVVPSGEAKADAAHLDTAFNALVDHNYLTEQEFTTVAETLQRNLATSISLYLKFKKYHWDIRGRFFRDLHLAYDEFIEKIFPSIDEQAERLVALGGSPIAAPSDIERYSVVKVPNETVRDARAQLADLVNDLTRVSRGYRDDSQTVDEANDPATADMYNGYAATIDMIRWMLQAIMDDDRLN comes from the coding sequence ATGACCAAAAAGAGCAAGGCTCCCGAACAGGCCAAAGCCAAAGCCGCCAGTCAGGCCAGCAAGGCCAAGGCGGCCAAGCCCGGTGTGGTTCCTAGCGGTGAGGCCAAGGCCGACGCCGCGCACCTGGACACCGCCTTTAACGCGCTGGTGGACCACAACTACCTGACCGAGCAGGAGTTCACCACGGTGGCCGAGACCCTGCAGCGCAACCTCGCAACGAGCATCAGCCTGTACCTGAAGTTCAAGAAGTACCACTGGGACATCCGGGGCCGCTTCTTCCGCGACCTGCATCTCGCCTATGACGAGTTCATCGAAAAGATCTTCCCCAGCATTGACGAGCAGGCCGAGCGTCTCGTGGCCCTGGGCGGCAGCCCCATCGCCGCGCCCAGCGACATCGAGCGCTACAGCGTGGTCAAGGTGCCCAACGAGACCGTCCGGGACGCCCGCGCGCAGCTCGCCGATCTCGTCAACGACCTGACCCGGGTGTCGCGCGGCTACCGCGACGACAGCCAGACCGTGGACGAGGCCAACGACCCCGCCACCGCCGACATGTACAACGGCTACGCGGCGACCATTGACATGATCCGCTGGATGCTGCAGGCCATCATGGACGACGACCGCCTGAACTGA
- a CDS encoding AEC family transporter, whose amino-acid sequence MAQMFQALSSVLLPVVIVAGLGALLASQMRIDQLTIARLSMYLLIPALVLDVILRTPVHAAEAGQLGVAFLLVMGLSLLLGWLTGLGRPDAERRSLSAGAGIWNSGNMGLPIALFVFGEGGFDRATVVFLVSIVAMYIVGPALYGSASGPDQRSGPRGILRSIFRLPTVWVALVALILRLLNVPVPQGVTRGVSLLAQATLPLVLLSLGLQLGAGGWPPLNRRVWLASAARLIGGPLIALGVGRLVGLQGQSLAVLILSASMPTAVNALLIAQEYGGDAGTVSGVVLVTTLGSVLTIAAVVALLPGLG is encoded by the coding sequence ATGGCACAGATGTTTCAGGCGCTCAGCAGTGTGCTGCTTCCCGTGGTGATCGTGGCCGGCCTGGGGGCGCTGCTGGCCTCGCAGATGCGCATCGATCAGCTCACCATCGCCCGGCTCTCCATGTATCTGCTCATTCCGGCCCTGGTGCTGGACGTGATCCTGCGCACGCCCGTCCACGCGGCCGAGGCCGGTCAGCTGGGCGTGGCCTTCTTGCTCGTCATGGGCCTGTCTCTGCTGCTCGGCTGGCTCACCGGCCTGGGCCGCCCCGACGCCGAGCGCCGCAGCCTGAGCGCGGGCGCGGGCATCTGGAACAGCGGCAACATGGGGCTGCCCATCGCCCTGTTCGTGTTCGGCGAGGGCGGCTTTGACCGGGCCACCGTGGTGTTCCTGGTGTCCATCGTCGCCATGTACATCGTCGGCCCGGCCCTGTACGGCTCCGCCTCCGGCCCCGACCAGCGCTCCGGGCCGCGCGGTATTTTGCGCTCGATCTTCCGGCTTCCAACGGTGTGGGTGGCCCTGGTCGCCCTGATCCTGAGGCTGCTGAACGTGCCGGTGCCGCAGGGCGTGACCCGCGGGGTGTCGCTGCTCGCGCAGGCCACCCTGCCGCTGGTACTGCTGTCGCTGGGGCTGCAGCTGGGAGCGGGGGGCTGGCCGCCGCTGAACCGCCGGGTGTGGCTGGCCAGCGCAGCCCGGTTGATCGGCGGCCCGCTGATCGCGCTGGGCGTGGGCAGGCTGGTGGGCCTGCAGGGGCAATCGCTGGCCGTCCTGATTCTCTCGGCAAGCATGCCCACCGCCGTCAATGCCCTGCTGATCGCGCAGGAGTACGGCGGCGACGCCGGGACGGTCTCGGGCGTGGTGCTTGTCACGACCCTGGGATCGGTGCTGACCATCGCGGCGGTGGTGGCGCTGCTGCCGGGGCTGGGGTAG
- a CDS encoding MMPL family transporter, giving the protein MQLLSRLASRHPWTVLLVWGLAALLSLPLAARAPAALNADPAGGLSDSEATRVTDLLRDRFGERDTNTAILVTRSEPPLTTPQGQATYDTFLAGLARVPGVSRVVAATPGGPLPTQAPDGGLALTVAQIPLGDGGTPALSAVRAYVRGFQATERSAALSVRVTGGQAIADDFTAFAEADTKRSEFTALPLIAGLLLLVFGALVATGLPLVVGLLSISVAMAALYGLTFLMPVSTFAQSVITMLGLGAGIDYALLMVNRFREELRRGGDSRAAAGRTVATAGRSVAFSGLTVAIAMAGLILPPVAFVRSIGIGGVLAVLLTVLASLTALPALLALLGERVNSPRLFKVTWAQSTRASAGWTAFARRVTARPWLGALLPTAALLILAAPALTMKTGYAGAWGLVPGVESRDALDDVRRLGAGGLLSQFEVVLDLQGERYTPAKRGQFQAVVEELRALPGVKAVLSPFLTPADLGAGGGGLDALSALTRRSFSADRTLLRVTVVPDDTLRAQDIAAFEARLRDTLRGSGFAYLLGGAPVGGEEFSRAITGTLPSVILTVFAGTFVLLMVAFRSVLIPLKSIVMNALTVGAAVGVVTLVVQQGVFARPLGIPDDVGVLDASLPVLLFAVMFGLSMDYEIFLLSRVQEEHLRGASNDEAVVLAVGHTARIITSAAVIMFIVFAAFMFGRVIATKSIGLGLAVAVALDATVVRLILVPAFLKLAGRWNWWLPAWLDRRLPHIRMEH; this is encoded by the coding sequence GTGCAACTTCTGTCGCGTCTCGCGTCCCGCCATCCCTGGACGGTGCTGCTGGTGTGGGGACTGGCCGCGCTGCTCAGCCTTCCGCTGGCAGCCCGCGCCCCGGCTGCCCTGAACGCCGATCCGGCGGGGGGCCTGAGCGACTCGGAGGCGACCCGCGTGACCGACCTCCTGCGCGACCGCTTTGGCGAGCGCGATACCAACACGGCCATCCTGGTCACGCGCAGCGAGCCGCCGCTGACCACCCCACAGGGGCAGGCCACCTACGACACGTTTCTCGCGGGCCTTGCCCGGGTGCCGGGGGTGTCGCGGGTGGTGGCGGCCACGCCGGGCGGCCCGCTGCCCACACAGGCCCCGGACGGCGGGCTCGCGCTGACGGTGGCCCAGATTCCCCTGGGAGACGGCGGCACCCCGGCCCTGAGCGCCGTGCGGGCGTATGTCCGCGGTTTTCAGGCCACGGAGCGCTCGGCGGCCCTGAGTGTCCGCGTGACCGGTGGGCAGGCCATTGCGGACGACTTCACCGCCTTTGCCGAGGCCGATACCAAACGCAGCGAGTTCACGGCCCTGCCGCTGATTGCCGGGCTGCTGCTGCTCGTGTTCGGTGCTCTGGTGGCGACCGGGCTGCCGCTGGTGGTGGGCCTGCTGAGCATCAGCGTGGCGATGGCGGCGCTGTACGGCCTGACCTTCCTGATGCCGGTGAGCACCTTTGCCCAGAGCGTCATCACCATGCTGGGTCTGGGCGCGGGCATCGACTACGCCCTGCTGATGGTCAACCGCTTTCGCGAGGAACTCCGGCGCGGGGGAGACAGCCGCGCCGCCGCCGGGCGCACGGTCGCCACGGCGGGCCGCAGCGTGGCCTTCAGCGGCCTGACGGTGGCGATTGCCATGGCGGGCCTGATCCTGCCCCCGGTGGCCTTTGTGCGCAGCATCGGCATCGGTGGGGTGCTGGCGGTGCTGCTCACGGTGCTCGCGAGCCTGACGGCCCTGCCCGCCCTGCTGGCGCTGCTGGGCGAGCGGGTCAACAGCCCCCGGCTGTTCAAGGTCACGTGGGCACAGAGCACACGCGCTTCGGCGGGCTGGACGGCCTTCGCGCGGCGCGTCACGGCGCGTCCGTGGCTGGGGGCGCTGCTGCCCACCGCCGCGCTGCTTATCCTGGCCGCGCCGGCCCTGACCATGAAGACGGGGTATGCGGGGGCCTGGGGGCTGGTGCCGGGTGTGGAGAGCCGTGACGCGCTGGACGACGTGCGCAGGCTGGGCGCGGGCGGCCTGCTCAGCCAGTTTGAGGTCGTGCTGGACCTGCAGGGCGAGCGCTACACCCCGGCGAAGCGCGGGCAATTCCAGGCAGTGGTGGAAGAGCTGCGCGCCCTGCCCGGCGTGAAGGCCGTCCTGAGCCCCTTCCTGACACCCGCCGACCTCGGCGCAGGCGGCGGAGGCCTGGACGCCCTGAGTGCCCTGACGCGCCGCTCGTTCAGCGCCGACCGCACCCTGCTGCGCGTGACGGTGGTGCCGGACGACACCCTGCGGGCCCAGGACATCGCGGCCTTCGAGGCGCGGCTGCGTGACACGCTGCGCGGCAGCGGCTTCGCCTACCTGCTGGGGGGCGCGCCGGTGGGCGGTGAGGAGTTCAGCCGCGCGATCACCGGCACGCTGCCCAGCGTGATCCTCACGGTGTTCGCGGGCACCTTCGTGCTGCTGATGGTGGCCTTTCGCAGCGTGCTGATTCCCCTCAAGAGCATCGTCATGAACGCCCTGACAGTCGGGGCGGCGGTGGGCGTGGTGACCCTGGTCGTCCAGCAGGGCGTGTTCGCCCGGCCCCTGGGCATTCCCGACGATGTGGGTGTGCTGGACGCCTCGCTGCCGGTGCTGCTGTTCGCGGTGATGTTCGGCCTGAGCATGGACTACGAGATCTTTCTGCTGTCGCGGGTGCAGGAAGAACATCTGCGGGGAGCCAGCAACGACGAGGCGGTGGTGCTGGCCGTGGGCCACACCGCACGCATCATCACGAGCGCGGCCGTGATCATGTTCATCGTCTTTGCCGCCTTCATGTTCGGGCGGGTGATCGCCACCAAGAGCATCGGCCTGGGCCTGGCGGTGGCTGTGGCCCTGGACGCCACGGTGGTGCGCCTCATTCTGGTGCCCGCCTTTCTCAAGCTGGCGGGCCGCTGGAACTGGTGGCTGCCCGCGTGGCTGGACCGGCGGCTGCCGCACATCCGCATGGAGCATTGA
- a CDS encoding threonine ammonia-lyase yields the protein MPPHPPLVTPAEIQAAHARLQGRIYRTPLVPFPALPALWLKAENLQYGGAFKLRGAFNKLLSLTPAQRAHGVVAHSSGNHAGAVAHAARALGIPAVVVMPAGAPRTKLEATRACGAEVVLVGNASEERAARAAELARDRGLTPVPPYDDAHIIAGAGTVGLEILEDRPDVETVLVPVSGGGLISGVAAAVKGLRPDVRVIGVEPELAADARASLHAAERVSWEAGEVARTLADGLRVQQLGELTWAHIRAHVDDIVTVSETQLRRAVRDTARRAHLVAEPSGAVTVAAALYGGHDFGPGPVVAVVSGGNLDLSLLTELLSAEA from the coding sequence ATGCCCCCCCACCCCCCGCTGGTTACCCCCGCCGAGATTCAGGCCGCCCACGCCCGGTTGCAGGGCCGCATCTACCGCACGCCCCTGGTGCCTTTTCCCGCGTTGCCCGCGCTGTGGCTCAAGGCCGAGAACCTGCAGTACGGCGGAGCCTTCAAGCTGCGCGGAGCGTTCAACAAGCTGCTGTCGCTGACTCCGGCACAGCGGGCGCACGGCGTGGTCGCGCATTCCAGCGGCAACCATGCCGGGGCAGTGGCCCACGCCGCGCGGGCGCTGGGTATCCCGGCGGTGGTGGTGATGCCCGCCGGGGCGCCGCGGACCAAGCTGGAGGCCACCCGCGCGTGCGGCGCGGAGGTCGTGCTTGTGGGCAACGCCAGCGAGGAGCGTGCGGCGAGGGCCGCCGAACTGGCCCGCGACCGGGGCCTGACCCCGGTGCCGCCCTACGACGACGCGCACATCATCGCCGGAGCGGGCACGGTGGGGCTGGAGATTCTGGAGGACCGGCCGGACGTGGAAACCGTGCTGGTGCCGGTCAGCGGCGGCGGGTTGATCTCGGGCGTGGCGGCGGCGGTCAAGGGCCTGCGCCCGGACGTGCGCGTTATCGGAGTGGAACCCGAACTCGCGGCGGACGCGCGCGCCAGCCTGCACGCCGCAGAGCGTGTCTCCTGGGAAGCCGGGGAGGTCGCCCGCACCCTGGCCGACGGCCTGCGCGTGCAGCAGCTGGGAGAACTGACCTGGGCGCACATCCGCGCCCACGTGGACGACATCGTGACCGTCAGCGAGACACAGCTGCGCCGGGCGGTGCGCGACACGGCCCGGCGTGCCCATCTGGTGGCCGAGCCCAGCGGCGCGGTGACGGTGGCGGCGGCGCTGTACGGCGGCCACGATTTTGGCCCTGGCCCGGTGGTCGCGGTGGTCAGCGGCGGCAATCTGGACCTGAGTCTGCTGACCGAACTCCTGAGCGCTGAGGCGTAG
- a CDS encoding MBL fold metallo-hydrolase, whose translation MTSLIPLAPGVWYLPGAVNSFVVAGSGQTALLIDTGLDDAHARKLLRVLEEAGLTPGGIMNTHSHADHHGGNRLILKRFPDLKVFAPPLEDAVITHPILEPLTLFGARPPRELQSKFLLAPPSPARLAPEPGLSRIGGADVELIEVAGHASLMYAVRVGEVLYAADALFGEDALNKHPLTFCADSGLQKRSAAKLARLEGVRTVLPGHGNPTSDLAGLVAANLAAYERTTAAVLRAVQAGEASIDELLARVCGALGITMTNAGAVVLNRAVVSAHLTELLEGGRLEMKVMDNKLIFSAQA comes from the coding sequence ATGACGTCCCTGATCCCTCTGGCCCCCGGTGTGTGGTACCTGCCCGGCGCGGTGAACAGTTTCGTGGTGGCCGGCAGCGGACAGACGGCGCTGCTTATTGACACCGGGCTGGACGATGCTCACGCCCGCAAGCTGCTGCGGGTGCTGGAGGAAGCGGGCCTCACGCCGGGCGGCATCATGAACACCCACAGCCACGCCGACCACCACGGCGGCAACCGCCTGATCCTGAAGCGCTTTCCCGATCTCAAGGTCTTTGCGCCGCCGCTGGAAGACGCCGTGATCACGCACCCGATCCTGGAGCCGCTGACGCTGTTCGGCGCCCGCCCGCCGCGCGAACTGCAGAGCAAGTTCCTGCTCGCGCCCCCCAGCCCGGCCCGCCTCGCCCCCGAACCGGGCCTGTCCCGGATTGGCGGGGCGGACGTGGAACTCATCGAGGTGGCCGGACACGCCTCCCTGATGTACGCCGTGCGGGTGGGCGAGGTGCTGTACGCCGCCGACGCCCTGTTCGGCGAGGACGCCCTGAACAAGCACCCGCTGACCTTCTGTGCCGATTCGGGGCTGCAAAAACGCAGTGCGGCGAAGCTGGCCCGCCTGGAAGGGGTCCGCACGGTGTTGCCCGGCCACGGCAATCCCACCTCCGACCTGGCCGGACTGGTGGCGGCCAACCTCGCCGCCTACGAACGCACCACGGCGGCGGTGCTGCGAGCGGTGCAGGCGGGCGAGGCCAGCATTGACGAGCTGCTCGCCCGCGTCTGCGGGGCGCTGGGGATCACCATGACGAACGCAGGCGCGGTGGTCCTGAACCGCGCGGTGGTGAGCGCACACCTCACCGAGTTGCTGGAGGGTGGCCGGCTGGAGATGAAGGTCATGGACAACAAGCTCATCTTCAGCGCCCAAGCGTAA
- a CDS encoding HAD family hydrolase has translation MTSPLRAVVFDFDGTILDTETREFYHWQQLYGEHGRELSLSEWQRGIGTWDAFDPWAGLPETVQQRREQVHAELRARILADIAEQDLRPGVREVLEGVRSAGLRLALATSSDREWVSHWLEQHELRSLFEVLCTRDDVRRVKPDPELYTLAAGRLGLRPGECLAVEDSLNGGLAAVAAGLRVVVVPNEVTYTQPFPPDWPRLNDGFALGLVGLLAAAGEGVGEGLPG, from the coding sequence ATGACTTCCCCCCTGCGCGCCGTCGTGTTCGATTTCGACGGCACCATCCTGGACACCGAGACCCGCGAGTTCTACCACTGGCAGCAGCTGTACGGCGAACACGGGCGCGAGCTGTCGCTGTCCGAGTGGCAGCGCGGCATCGGCACCTGGGACGCCTTTGATCCGTGGGCCGGCCTGCCCGAGACCGTGCAGCAGCGGCGCGAACAGGTCCACGCCGAGCTGCGCGCCCGCATCTTGGCCGACATCGCCGAACAGGACCTGCGCCCCGGCGTGCGCGAGGTGCTCGAGGGCGTGCGCTCGGCGGGACTGCGGCTGGCGCTGGCGACCAGCAGCGACCGGGAGTGGGTAAGTCACTGGCTGGAACAGCACGAACTGCGCTCTCTGTTCGAGGTGCTGTGTACCCGCGACGACGTGCGGCGGGTCAAGCCCGATCCCGAGCTGTACACCCTGGCCGCCGGGCGGCTGGGACTGCGCCCCGGGGAGTGCCTCGCGGTGGAGGACAGCCTGAACGGTGGCCTCGCCGCCGTCGCCGCCGGCCTGCGGGTCGTGGTGGTGCCCAACGAGGTCACCTACACCCAGCCGTTTCCGCCCGACTGGCCGCGCCTCAACGACGGCTTCGCGCTGGGCCTGGTCGGGCTGCTGGCGGCTGCGGGCGAGGGGGTAGGAGAAGGGCTTCCCGGCTGA
- a CDS encoding DUF4385 domain-containing protein: MPKFDYSLHYAELDLRAHPELYRVGRGEQGVLLVQPYKGELLPHWRFATPEAARESSEAIFGMFEEYLRAGDFVGADMARKFLQMGFTRARRYANHKGGKKYDGPVPQDKKGQSGAHGRAELPRQPEDPVKAEAARIFKARWDEAEANEDYARLKKAHRAQYG, translated from the coding sequence ATGCCCAAATTCGACTATTCCCTTCACTACGCAGAACTTGATCTGCGCGCCCACCCCGAGCTGTACCGGGTCGGACGGGGCGAGCAGGGCGTGCTGCTGGTTCAGCCCTACAAGGGCGAGTTGTTGCCGCACTGGCGCTTCGCCACACCCGAGGCGGCCCGCGAGAGCAGCGAGGCCATCTTCGGCATGTTCGAGGAGTATCTGCGGGCCGGCGACTTCGTGGGCGCGGACATGGCCCGTAAATTTCTGCAGATGGGCTTTACCCGGGCGCGGCGCTACGCCAACCACAAGGGCGGCAAGAAATACGACGGTCCCGTGCCCCAGGACAAGAAGGGCCAGAGCGGGGCCCACGGCCGCGCCGAGTTGCCCCGCCAGCCCGAGGACCCGGTCAAGGCCGAGGCCGCCCGCATCTTCAAGGCGCGGTGGGACGAGGCCGAGGCGAACGAGGACTATGCCCGGCTGAAAAAGGCCCACCGCGCACAGTACGGCTGA